A stretch of Henckelia pumila isolate YLH828 chromosome 4, ASM3356847v2, whole genome shotgun sequence DNA encodes these proteins:
- the LOC140862075 gene encoding putative late blight resistance protein homolog R1A-3 — protein MAAVYAALLSAARSLHHILNLKQRINDPLHKEIILSLIEKVDFIVSFLEDYSDNNHGKLDCIGGIRKAANEAQNFIDSYLCSVSKSDYNPSSSKANCDAVPLDQDLNMALERIRFIWEDAMKIKNSDAGEYLRPVDSHSSPVDHSSAFKITIKNMLVGFEEDLNAIKEGLYEDSAKLQVIPIVGMGGIGKTTLARRAYEDSLFAQHFDICAWITVSAEYERREILAELLQSFKKYNDDYGDEQSGESEGQLGKRVYQNLVGRRYLLVIDDIWSTKAWDDLKMLFPDNGSGSRILLTTRLLEVGVYAGTSSTLLHQMRFLSEDQSWELLQKKIFGHESCPLQLVEIGQKIARKCGGLPLMIMVVGGLLHSAAGNMKKDIWENVLENISSTEPEISQHCSKILCLSYDQLPLRLKPCFLYVAAFPEDFKIDVSKLIKLWVAEGFIKPSDQSKCLEDVGEEYLDDLVNRSLILASEKELYGKLKKVGIHDLLRDVCITKAIEEGFLYEVSKKRKLLNKDVKNPNCRLSIHYKHSHQAKVIQNPRVRSVLVFTDRFVNTGLFVSCRRLIILDAPDAVWLSFLDVLPRLVNLRYIAFALDEKSSPNGFPISMSKLPNLETIIALETYILWSTLSPVPYEIWGMPQLRHLIMGKHFRLAYPSNIGMSGESDLRTLETVVDFTFTEDVVKVLLVNLSKLRVKYDMKHHHNWDDFKLENLFHLRNLKEFHASVNNLPESSPSITWNHAFPISLKMLTLRGVPFLWENMTIIGSLPNLEVLRMTKIAGTGRSKWTPVEGQFLCLKHFHSSLDRLVSWEAEKEHFPSLESLILWEVYSIDEIPCGIGEIDSLQCIELFSCYKSLVHSAERIQEQQHENGNEAFQVLVHNSEDYKSGLSSEFPIYKRRGWEDLLRAP, from the coding sequence ATTTCATCGTCTCTTTCCTCGAAGATTATTCAGACAATAATCATGGAAAGCTCGACTGTATTGGTGGGATCAGAAAAGCTGCAAACGAAGCTCAAAATTTCATAGATTCGTATCTGTGTTCGGTATCGAAAAGCGACTATAATCCGAGTTCTTCCAAGGCTAATTGCGATGCTGTTCCCTTGGATCAAGACCTTAACATGGCGCTGGAAAGGATTCGTTTTATCTGGGAAGATGCTATGAAGATCAAGAACAGCGATGCAGGGGAATATCTTCGGCCCGTTGATTCGCATTCTTCTCCTGTCGACCATTCATCGGCATTCAAAATCACTATCAAGAACATGCTTGTGGGATTCGAAGAAGACTTGAACGCAATCAAAGAAGGGCTATACGAAGATTCGGCTAAGCTCCAAGTTATCCCGATTGTGGGGATGGGAGGAATCGGGAAGACGACTCTAGCTAGAAGAGCTTACGAGGATTCGCTCTTTGCTCAGCACTTTGACATCTGTGCGTGGATTACAGTGTCTGCAGAGTATGAAAGAAGAGAGATTCTTGCGGAGCTTCTTCAATCCTTCAAGAAATACAACGATGATTATGGTGATGAACAATCTGGTGAGAGTGAAGGCCAATTGGGGAAACGAGTGTACCAAAATCTCGTGGGTAGGCGGTATCTCCTTGTGATCGATGATATATGGAGTACAAAGGCTTGGGATGATTTGAAGATGTTATTTCCTGACAATGGTAGTGGAAGTCGGATCTTGTTGACTACGAGGTTGTTAGAAGTAGGCGTTTACGCAGGAACTTCAAGTACTCTGCTTCACCAAATGAGATTTTTGAGTGAAGATCAAAGTTGGGAACTACTTCAGAAAAAGATTTTTGGACATGAATCTTGTCCACTTCAACTGGTGGAAATTGGGCAAAAGATTGCAAGAAAATGTGGGGGACTTCCACTCATGATTATGGTGGTTGGAGGACTACTTCATTCTGCAGCTGGCAACATGAAAAAAGATATATGGGAAAATGTTTTGGAAAACATAAGCTCAACAGAACCCGAAATCTCCCAACATTGCTCAAAGATACTGTGTTTGAGTTATGATCAGCTACCTCTTCGATTGAAGCCATGTTTTCTCTACGTTGCAGCTTTTCCAGAAGATTTTAAGATCGATGTTTCTAAGCTAATCAAACTGTGGGTTGCGGAGGGATTTATTAAACCAAGCGATCAGTCTAAATGCCTAGAAGACGTGGGGGAGGAGTATTTGGATGATCTTGTGAATCGAAGTTTGATCCTGGCGAGCGAGAAAGAACTGTATGGGAAGCTCAAAAAAGTTGGAATTCATGATCTGTTGAGGGATGTCTGCATAACAAAAGCTATAGAAGAAGGGTTTCTGTATGAAGTCTCGAAAAAACGAAAACTGCTAAACAAAGATGTGAAGAATCCAAATTGTCGTCTCAGTATTCATTACAAACACAGTCATCAGGCAAAAGTAATACAAAATCCAAGAGTACGTTCAGTTCTAGTTTTCACTGATAGATTCGTAAACACAGGATTATTTGTGTCTTGTAGACGCCTTATTATCTTGGATGCACCGGATGCAGTTTGGCTGAGTTTCTTAGATGTATTACCAAGGCTCGTCAATTTAAGGTATATTGCCTTTGCCTTGGATGAGAAATCATCCCCCAATGGTTTTCCTATCTCAATGTCCAAACTTCCCAATCTCGAGACTATAATTGCTCTTGAAACTTACATCCTCTGGAGTACTTTATCACCGGTGCCCTATGAAATCTGGGGCATGCCGCAGTTAAGGCATTTGATCATGGGCAAGCATTTTCGTTTAGCATATCCCTCTAACATAGGAATGAGCGGTGAAAGTGATCTACGAACACTTGAGACAGTGGTTGATTTCACATTCACCGAAGATGTAGTGAAAGTACTACTTGTGAATCTCAGCAAATTGAGGGTGAAGTATGATATGAAGCACCATCATAATTGGGATGATTTTAAGCTCGAAAATCTTTTCCATCTGCGAAATCTCAAAGAATTTCATGCTTCAGTGAACAACTTACCTGAGAGTAGCCCCTCCATAACATGGAACCATGCATTCCCAATCAGTTTGAAGATGCTAACTCTACGAGGAGTTCCTTTTCTTTGGGAAAACATGACCATAATCGGGTCACTCCCGAATCTTGAAGTGCTCCGGATGACCAAAATCGCAGGCACCGGACGTTCCAAATGGACACCTGTGGAAGGCCAATTTCTCTGTCTCAAGCACTTTCATTCTTCCTTAGATCGTCTGGTGAGTTGGGAAGCGGAGAAAGAGCACTTCCCAAGCCTTGAAAGCTTGATCCTTTGGGAAGTATATTCTATCGACGAGATCCCCTGTGGTATAGGAGAGATAGATTCACTTCAATGCATTGAACTGTTCAGCTGTTATAAATCATTAGTCCATTCAGCAGAGCGAATTCAGGAGCAGCAACACGAAAATGGAAACGAAGCTTTTCAAGTTCTTGTCCATAATTCCGAAGATTACAAGTCTGGTTTGTCAAGTGAATTCCCGATTTACAAGCGCAGGGGATGGGAAGATCTTCTCCGTGCTCCATAA